CTTTTGCCATTTCACCAATCTTCAGCCATCCTCTGTAGAAGGCCCAACCTCCACCTATACTAATGCTTCTTGCATCCACATTCGCACTAGTGTAAGGAGCAAACATAAATACCTTTGAGCCTGAATCCATATGTTGGTTTGGACCTGCATAGGTAATTGCTTTCGTTTCAGTTTTAGCACCTTTCCCTTTAAGTATGGAAGATGGGTATATCATAGTCTTATGGCTTCCCAAAGATCCCGAAACCCATTCCATGACTCCATCTTCTTCCACTATTGCCCTTTTTGTATTTAAATTATAAGTATTTTTGCTCCAATTTTGTATGGTTGCATATTTAACCCTTGCACCTTTTTTTACATAAATTTCAACCATACCGGCATGTAAGTTTGTAACCTCATAATAAGGAGCGGAACATCCTTCTATAAAAGCAACTTCGCTACCTTCATCCGCTATTATCAATGTGTGTTCCATCTGGCCCATGCCAGGGTTGTTCATCCTAAAGTAAGCTTGAAGAGGTAAAGGAACTTTAACGCCTTTTGGTACATACAAGAAAGTACCTCCACTCCATACCGCACCATGTAAAGCCGCATACTTATGGTTAGTAGGAGCTACTGCTTTCATGAAATATTCTTTAACCAAGTCAGGATATTGCTTAACTGCACTTTCCATATTAAGAAAAATAACTCCTAAACTTTCAAGCTCTTTTTTAATATTCTGATAAACAACTTCTGAATCGTATTGCGCTCCAACACCTGATAAGGCTTTTTTCTCTGCTTCGGGGATTCCAAGCTTATCAAACGTATCTTTTATCTCTTCAGGAACATCGTTCCATGAAGTGGATGTTTTTGTATTTGGTCTTATATACGCAACAATTTTACTGACATCTAAATCAGAAACATCAACACCGAATCTCGGATCACGCCATGTATCGAATATATGTAAAGAGTTTAACCTTAACTCTTTCATCCATTTAGGTTCTTCTTTTTGTTCAGAAATTTCTTGAACGATTTTTTGGTTCAAGCCAGGAATAGTTTTGTAAGCATATTTTTCAGGATTTCTAAAGTCAAATTTACTTTGATCTATCAACAAATCTTCTAAATTTATATCTTTATCTCTTGCCATCTTTTCACTCCTCCGAGATAGTTATACCCATTTCTTGTTCCAAAATAGAGTAACCATTTTCTTCTATCTCTTTGGCTAACTCTTCGGTTCCAGTTTTAACTATTTGTCCATTTATATATATATGAACATAATCAGGTATAACATAGTTTAATATTCTCTGGTAATGCGTGATGAGTAAGATTCCCATCTCGTCTGTCTTTATCTTGTTTATATTCTCAGAGACTATTCTCAGAGCATCTATATCAAGTCCAGAATCTATTTCATCTAAGATACTCAACTTAGGTTTAAGGAAGCCCATTTGAAGAATTTCGCTCTTTTTCTTTTCTCCACCAGAAAAACCTGTATTTATGTATCTATCAAGAAAATCATTATTCAAGTCCAATTCCTTTGATAACCTTGTGATCGTCCTATTCAATTCCATTAAGGTTACCTGGTCATCTTTATGAACGTTTCTAAATGAACTAACTAAAAACTGTCTCATTTTTATACCTTCAACTTCTTCGGGGGTTTGAAAAGACAAGAACAAACCTAACTTTGCCCTTTCATCTGTAGAAAGACCAAGTATAGACTGCCCTTCAAACAATATATCTCCTGAAGTTACTTGATACCTAGGATTTCCCATTATTACATGCGAAAGCGTTGACTTACCAGATCCATTTGGCCCCATTATTGCATGTACTTCACCTTTGTTTATAGTTAAATTTACACCTTTTAATATTTCTAAATCTTCATCTGCAACTTTTGCATATAAATCTTTTACTTCTAAAAGAGCTGACATCGATTCTCCTCCTTCTTACGTCCTATATATTTATTCCTTGTATAATTTAATTACCTTTAAATTCTACCATATTAGTCAACTTTAAGTCAAGAAAAAAAGTATCGAAATCGATACCTTAAAAACTATTTAACCTTATAATTTAAAAATACATATTTTGGTTATCTTTTACAAAATATCGAAAAAACAAATCAAATAATACCCCTCATCTCTTTTAGTGCATTAATCTTTTCTTCTTTCATATACTGTTCTATCCCTTCAATAATTTCGATACAAGCCTTAGGATTGACAAAGTTAGCTGTTCCAACTTGAATCGCCGTTGCACCTGCTATTATGAATTCAATTGCATCTTTGTAATTTGAAATTCCGCCTATTCCAACAACGGGGACATCAACAACTTTACTTACTTCATATACCATTCTCAAAGCTATGGGTTTTATACAAGGTCCAGATAATCCAGCGGTTATATTATCAAAAATTGGCTTTCTTTTTTTAATATCTATAGCTAAAGCGGGAAATGTATTTACCAATGATAATGAATCAGCACCTGCTTCTACACATTTTACCGCCATATCTTTTATATCTTCAGCGCTGGGAGAAAGTTTAACCATTAGAGGTTTTTTGCAAATTTTTCTTACTTGTTTTACTACGTTGTAGGCTATATCTGACTTTGTTCCAAAAGAAATACCGCCTTCTTTAACGTTTGGACAAGAGATATTCAGTTCAACTATATCTATATCTGTATCGTTTAATTTCTCAACGGCTAAAATATACTCCTCAACAGTACTTCCACCAACGTTCGCTATTATTGTTGTATCTTGTGAACTCAAAAAAGAGAGTTCTTCTTCAATGAATTTATCTACTCCTGGATTTTGCAATCCTATACTGTTCATAATCCCACCAACTGTTTCATGTACCCTTATTCCATTATTTCCTGACCTTTCTTTTAAGGTAAGCCCTTTTGTAGAGATCCCACCTAACTGTGATAAAGAAAAGTAATCAGCGTATTCTCTTGCAAATCCAAAAGTTCCAGAAGCAGCTATAACGGGGTTCTTTAGAGTAACTTCCCCTATTTTTACACTCGTATCACTCACTGAAAATTACCTCCTTACCATCAAAAACAGGCCCTTCTTTGCAAACCCTTTTCATTCCGTTTGTTGTTTTTATACTACAACCCAAGCAACTCCCCATACCACAAGCCATAATATTTTCCATAGAAACGAATATATCAGTTTTATGGTTACCCATCTCAACAATCTTTTTCATCATGACAGTTGGTCCACATGTAAAAATTGTATCGTATCTTTCTATTTCTAATATATCTGTTATGAAACCTTTTTCACCTATTGATCCATCTTCCGTACTTATGTATACATTTTCTACATAGCCTTTTATCTTATCAAGATAATAAACTTCATTCTGAAAGCCTGCATAAAAATCTATATTTGTTTTCAGTCTTTTAACCAAGTATACTAAAGGCGCAATCCCGATGCCTCCAGAAACAACCGCCACTTTTCCCCTTATATTTAAATTAAAGCCATTCCCCAAAGGGCCTAATATATTTAACTTATCTGTAGGTTTTATTTTTGAAAGAATTTCTGTTCCACGTCCAACAACTTTATACAAAAAAGTAAGTGTATCTTTTTCAACTTCGCACACGCTGAAAGGTCTTGATAATAAAGGGTCATACTCCCAATTTCTAAGCATATAAAACTGTCCTGGAATAATAGAAGTATTATCAAAATTAGTTGCTACCTTCATTTCAAAGATATCTCTAGCAATTTGGTTATTTGAAACAATCTCTACTTCCTTATACCCTTCTTTCACTTTCTATGTCCTCCTTCATATCAAGGACCGCTTTTCTAGCATAATCACCAAACTTTTCATTTCCATCTTCATATTTCTTATAACTCGCTATTATACCTCTTGAAGAATTAACTATCCCTCCATTCCC
This genomic stretch from Petrotoga sp. 9PW.55.5.1 harbors:
- the sufB gene encoding Fe-S cluster assembly protein SufB, yielding MARDKDINLEDLLIDQSKFDFRNPEKYAYKTIPGLNQKIVQEISEQKEEPKWMKELRLNSLHIFDTWRDPRFGVDVSDLDVSKIVAYIRPNTKTSTSWNDVPEEIKDTFDKLGIPEAEKKALSGVGAQYDSEVVYQNIKKELESLGVIFLNMESAVKQYPDLVKEYFMKAVAPTNHKYAALHGAVWSGGTFLYVPKGVKVPLPLQAYFRMNNPGMGQMEHTLIIADEGSEVAFIEGCSAPYYEVTNLHAGMVEIYVKKGARVKYATIQNWSKNTYNLNTKRAIVEEDGVMEWVSGSLGSHKTMIYPSSILKGKGAKTETKAITYAGPNQHMDSGSKVFMFAPYTSANVDARSISIGGGWAFYRGWLKIGEMAKGAKASVQCQALMLDNDSKSDTVPLIEVYTDDADVGHEARIGRIKEEQIYYLMSRGLSEGEAKAMVVRGFVEPFAKELPLEYAIELNRLINLEVESSIG
- a CDS encoding dihydroorotate dehydrogenase electron transfer subunit → MKEGYKEVEIVSNNQIARDIFEMKVATNFDNTSIIPGQFYMLRNWEYDPLLSRPFSVCEVEKDTLTFLYKVVGRGTEILSKIKPTDKLNILGPLGNGFNLNIRGKVAVVSGGIGIAPLVYLVKRLKTNIDFYAGFQNEVYYLDKIKGYVENVYISTEDGSIGEKGFITDILEIERYDTIFTCGPTVMMKKIVEMGNHKTDIFVSMENIMACGMGSCLGCSIKTTNGMKRVCKEGPVFDGKEVIFSE
- a CDS encoding dihydroorotate dehydrogenase, with amino-acid sequence MSDTSVKIGEVTLKNPVIAASGTFGFAREYADYFSLSQLGGISTKGLTLKERSGNNGIRVHETVGGIMNSIGLQNPGVDKFIEEELSFLSSQDTTIIANVGGSTVEEYILAVEKLNDTDIDIVELNISCPNVKEGGISFGTKSDIAYNVVKQVRKICKKPLMVKLSPSAEDIKDMAVKCVEAGADSLSLVNTFPALAIDIKKRKPIFDNITAGLSGPCIKPIALRMVYEVSKVVDVPVVGIGGISNYKDAIEFIIAGATAIQVGTANFVNPKACIEIIEGIEQYMKEEKINALKEMRGII
- the sufC gene encoding Fe-S cluster assembly ATPase SufC, whose product is MSALLEVKDLYAKVADEDLEILKGVNLTINKGEVHAIMGPNGSGKSTLSHVIMGNPRYQVTSGDILFEGQSILGLSTDERAKLGLFLSFQTPEEVEGIKMRQFLVSSFRNVHKDDQVTLMELNRTITRLSKELDLNNDFLDRYINTGFSGGEKKKSEILQMGFLKPKLSILDEIDSGLDIDALRIVSENINKIKTDEMGILLITHYQRILNYVIPDYVHIYINGQIVKTGTEELAKEIEENGYSILEQEMGITISEE